In Effusibacillus pohliae DSM 22757, a genomic segment contains:
- the cwlD gene encoding N-acetylmuramoyl-L-alanine amidase CwlD has translation MMVSNDWRKLSIVAGSLAILLFVVNLLAADAPIAKLWSFSAPLSGYTIVVDPGHGGPDGGAVAPDGTIEKTIALSVAQYLRDYLQQAGAYVIMTRDDDHDLANPDTKGYSRRKAEDLKARLMMIRDHKADLFCSIHLNSNPAGGRGAQVFYDTELEASKQLAQAIQQQFQKELNSKRQIEPQDDLYLLRHAHIPAVLAEVGFLSDAEELPLLKQKSYQKKIAYAMYQGVLEYIANSQTLR, from the coding sequence ATGATGGTATCGAACGATTGGCGCAAACTCTCGATTGTGGCCGGTTCGCTTGCGATTTTGCTGTTTGTGGTGAATTTGCTGGCCGCTGACGCACCGATTGCAAAATTGTGGAGCTTCAGTGCCCCTCTGTCCGGGTATACGATCGTGGTCGATCCCGGCCACGGCGGACCGGACGGCGGGGCGGTGGCACCGGATGGAACGATCGAAAAAACGATCGCCTTATCGGTCGCTCAGTATCTGCGGGATTATTTGCAGCAAGCGGGCGCCTATGTGATCATGACGCGGGATGACGACCACGATCTGGCGAATCCCGACACAAAAGGATACAGTCGGCGTAAAGCGGAAGATCTCAAAGCGCGGCTGATGATGATTCGTGACCACAAGGCGGACCTGTTCTGTTCGATCCACCTCAACTCCAATCCGGCAGGCGGCCGAGGCGCGCAAGTGTTTTACGACACGGAACTGGAAGCCAGCAAACAGTTGGCGCAAGCGATTCAGCAGCAATTTCAAAAAGAACTCAACAGCAAACGCCAGATCGAACCGCAGGATGATCTGTATCTTCTGCGCCACGCCCACATTCCGGCGGTGTTGGCGGAGGTCGGATTTTTGTCCGATGCGGAGGAACTGCCCCTGCTGAAACAAAAGTCCTACCAGAAAAAGATCGCCTATGCGATGTACCAAGGCGTGCTCGAGTACATCGCCAACTCGCAAACGCTCCGATAA
- the rpsI gene encoding 30S ribosomal protein S9: protein MAQVQYWGTGRRKHSVARVRLVPGDGKIIVNRRDINDYFGLETLKMVVKQPLVLTETLGKYDVLCNVRGGGISGQAGAIRHGIARALLKVDGELRPALKKAGFLTRDPRMKERKKYGLKAARRAPQFSKR from the coding sequence GTGGCTCAAGTACAATATTGGGGTACCGGTCGTCGCAAACATTCCGTGGCACGCGTGCGGCTCGTACCGGGTGATGGCAAAATTATCGTCAACCGTCGCGATATAAACGACTACTTCGGTCTGGAAACGTTGAAAATGGTCGTCAAGCAACCGCTCGTTCTGACCGAGACGCTCGGTAAATATGACGTGCTGTGCAACGTGCGCGGCGGAGGCATATCCGGACAGGCGGGCGCGATTCGGCACGGGATCGCCCGCGCTCTGTTGAAAGTCGACGGGGAACTGCGTCCGGCGCTGAAGAAAGCCGGTTTCCTGACCCGCGACCCGCGCATGAAAGAACGGAAAAAATACGGGCTCAAGGCGGCTCGCCGGGCGCCGCAATTTTCGAAGCGCTAA